One genomic region from Candidatus Thiopontia autotrophica encodes:
- a CDS encoding carboxylating nicotinate-nucleotide diphosphorylase, whose product MNHPDQSIYRAVSNALEEDIQSGDVTAQLIPEKTMATATILTRDDMVLCGREWVDESFHQLDPSILLTWNMEDGAAVSANQILVTIQGSARALLTAERTAMNFLQTLSATATITRQYTEQIAESHAEILDTRKTIPGMREAQKYAVHCGGGTNHRMGLYDAFLIKENHIAACGSIKSAVERAREISSNEKIEVEVESINELNEAVAAESDVIMLDNFSLQQMREAVSLNSGRALLEVSGNVSLEQLKDIADTGVDYISIGALTKHVHAIDLSMRLSIDSGLS is encoded by the coding sequence ATGAACCATCCTGACCAATCCATTTACCGTGCAGTCTCCAATGCCCTTGAGGAGGATATTCAATCAGGAGACGTTACAGCTCAATTAATACCTGAAAAGACCATGGCAACTGCAACCATTCTTACCAGAGATGATATGGTGCTATGTGGTAGAGAGTGGGTTGATGAAAGCTTTCATCAGCTTGACCCATCCATATTGCTAACGTGGAATATGGAGGATGGAGCAGCTGTCTCTGCCAATCAGATTCTAGTAACCATACAAGGCTCTGCCCGAGCACTATTAACTGCAGAGCGTACTGCAATGAATTTTCTGCAGACACTCTCTGCCACGGCAACCATCACCAGACAATACACCGAACAGATAGCAGAGAGCCATGCAGAGATCCTTGATACCAGAAAGACCATTCCCGGGATGAGAGAAGCGCAGAAATATGCTGTGCATTGTGGCGGAGGTACCAATCACAGAATGGGTCTCTATGATGCCTTTCTGATAAAAGAGAACCATATTGCCGCCTGTGGCTCAATCAAGAGTGCTGTAGAGCGTGCGCGAGAAATCTCCAGCAACGAGAAGATTGAGGTCGAGGTTGAATCAATTAATGAACTGAATGAGGCTGTTGCTGCTGAGAGTGATGTCATCATGCTGGATAATTTTTCTCTGCAACAGATGAGAGAGGCCGTATCACTAAACAGTGGTCGTGCACTACTGGAGGTTTCAGGAAATGTCTCTCTGGAGCAGTTAAAGGATATTGCCGACACCGGCGTTGACTATATATCTATAGGAGCACTCACAAAACATGTCCACGCTATTGATCTATCCATGAGATTATCGATAGACTCCGGATTATCCTAA
- the cobT gene encoding nicotinate-nucleotide--dimethylbenzimidazole phosphoribosyltransferase, producing MGNNWWESPVQQVDRQSEKQAEERQLQLTKPPGALGRLESLAIRLASMQGRVKPAIKNPFITIFAADHGVAEMGVSAFPQEVTAEMVRNFSRGGAAISVLANSLGATLEVVNVGTVGSLEPLGGVVDARISSGTKNLAQAPAMDRGELERALGVGREAVERAAGQGADIYIGGEMGIANTTSASAVAAALLGERGASVVGAGTGLDSAGVSRKGEVIEQALELHKDNLGSPMDILQNLGGFEVAALAGAYIKASQSGVPVLVDGFITSVAALAAVRINSAVRGWLIFSHRSAEQGHGKVLDAMDANPLLDLGMRLGEGSGAAVAVPILQQACQLHGEMATFGEAGVSEG from the coding sequence ATGGGTAATAACTGGTGGGAGTCTCCGGTTCAGCAGGTTGACAGGCAGTCCGAAAAACAGGCGGAAGAGCGCCAGCTACAGCTGACCAAACCACCTGGTGCACTGGGTCGACTGGAATCTCTGGCAATCAGATTGGCATCAATGCAGGGGAGGGTAAAACCCGCAATTAAGAACCCATTCATCACCATCTTTGCTGCAGACCATGGGGTGGCGGAGATGGGGGTGTCAGCCTTTCCGCAAGAGGTGACGGCAGAGATGGTACGTAACTTCTCGCGTGGAGGGGCAGCAATTAGTGTCTTGGCAAACAGCCTGGGTGCAACCCTTGAGGTGGTTAATGTGGGGACTGTAGGTTCACTGGAACCACTTGGTGGGGTTGTTGATGCCCGAATATCATCAGGGACAAAAAATCTTGCCCAGGCGCCGGCAATGGATAGAGGTGAGCTGGAGCGTGCCCTTGGGGTGGGGAGAGAGGCAGTGGAGCGTGCGGCCGGACAGGGGGCAGATATCTACATAGGTGGCGAGATGGGGATAGCCAACACCACATCAGCTTCTGCGGTAGCGGCCGCACTACTTGGAGAGCGTGGCGCATCCGTTGTTGGTGCAGGGACCGGACTTGATTCCGCTGGGGTCTCCCGCAAAGGTGAGGTTATAGAGCAGGCGCTTGAACTCCATAAAGACAATCTGGGTAGTCCAATGGATATCCTGCAAAATCTGGGTGGATTTGAGGTTGCTGCTCTGGCAGGCGCATACATCAAGGCGTCACAGTCAGGGGTGCCGGTACTTGTGGATGGTTTCATAACATCGGTTGCGGCACTTGCTGCGGTCAGAATCAATTCAGCTGTCAGGGGGTGGCTAATCTTCTCCCACCGCTCTGCAGAGCAGGGGCATGGCAAGGTACTTGATGCCATGGATGCGAACCCTCTGTTGGATCTGGGGATGAGACTGGGGGAGGGGAGTGGTGCCGCAGTTGCTGTTCCCATCTTGCAGCAGGCGTGTCAGCTGCATGGGGAGATGGCCACCTTTGGCGAGGCAGGGGTCTCTGAGGGGTAG
- the cobU gene encoding bifunctional adenosylcobinamide kinase/adenosylcobinamide-phosphate guanylyltransferase, protein MRELILGGTRSGKSSYAERVALDRGESLLYLATATAGDGEMKNRIVHHQQSRSPEWELIEEPIRLSSVLLQEARDGRTILVECLTLWLTNLLLQEDEMVLEQEVSLLVKTLPELPGTTLLVGNETGMGVVPMDALTRKYCDEAGRLHQKLAAICDRVTLVVAGLPQTLKG, encoded by the coding sequence ATGCGAGAACTGATTCTGGGCGGCACCCGCTCAGGAAAAAGTAGCTATGCAGAGCGAGTGGCACTGGATAGAGGAGAGAGCCTTCTCTATCTGGCAACTGCGACTGCCGGTGATGGTGAGATGAAAAACAGGATCGTTCACCACCAGCAGAGCCGATCACCTGAGTGGGAGTTGATAGAAGAGCCAATACGGCTCTCATCAGTATTGCTACAGGAGGCCAGGGATGGGCGTACCATCCTGGTTGAGTGTCTAACCTTATGGTTAACCAATTTGCTTCTGCAGGAAGACGAAATGGTGTTGGAGCAAGAGGTCAGTTTACTTGTAAAGACTCTTCCAGAACTGCCGGGAACCACACTGCTGGTTGGTAACGAGACCGGTATGGGGGTGGTGCCGATGGATGCACTGACACGAAAATATTGTGATGAAGCAGGAAGGCTTCACCAAAAACTGGCAGCTATCTGCGATAGAGTAACTCTGGTAGTTGCCGGTCTGCCACAAACATTAAAGGGATAA
- a CDS encoding NAD+ synthase: MSIESIKNSQNLVIALAQTNPHVGALQKNIDQMVEFAKHAKREGADIVLFPELSLTGYPPEDLLLRPGFLQQVEDGMQQLVEAADEISLVVGHPLRDRSGLLYNAATLLRGQKIEMSYCKQELPNYGVFDEKRYFARGDAPVLFEHKGKSIAITICEDLWHQKVMQQISNAGADLVLNLNASPYHAGKRGDREEIIRKRIGESGIPVVYVNQVGGQDELIFDGGSFVMNGEGEKIVCGEFFTEGLYIYDSAEEYLCLSAHSVDDPEGDQELSEIYQALILAVKDYVGKNGFPGVVLGLSGGIDSALTLAIAVDALGADNVEGVAMPSRYSAQMSVEDAEIEANVLGIDFRIIPIKQTFDAFMDTLSDEFDGYGVDATEENIQARCRGVILMAIANKKNRMLLTTGNKSEMSVGYATLYGDMAGGFAPLKDISKLLVYRLAEWRNRQAKERGQDEVIPQRVIDRPPSAELAPDQKDSDSLPPYEILDQILERYIEQEQCAEEIIDAGFGSEVVNRIIGMVNGNEYKRRQAPPGAKITTRAFGRDRRYPITSGFRSR, from the coding sequence ATGAGCATAGAATCGATCAAAAATAGCCAAAACCTGGTAATTGCGCTGGCACAAACCAATCCGCATGTTGGAGCATTGCAGAAAAACATTGACCAGATGGTTGAGTTTGCAAAACATGCAAAGAGAGAGGGGGCAGATATCGTTCTATTTCCGGAGCTCTCTCTGACGGGATATCCGCCAGAGGATCTGTTGTTGCGTCCGGGATTTCTGCAACAGGTTGAGGATGGAATGCAACAGCTGGTAGAGGCGGCGGATGAGATCAGCCTGGTGGTTGGGCACCCGCTGCGGGACAGAAGTGGTCTGCTGTATAACGCTGCTACGTTATTGCGTGGACAAAAGATTGAGATGAGCTACTGTAAGCAGGAGCTGCCCAACTACGGGGTGTTTGATGAGAAACGTTACTTTGCTCGGGGGGATGCCCCTGTTCTGTTTGAACATAAGGGTAAAAGTATTGCTATAACGATATGTGAGGATCTGTGGCACCAAAAGGTTATGCAGCAGATTTCCAATGCGGGAGCTGATCTGGTCCTTAATCTGAATGCATCCCCATACCATGCAGGCAAGAGAGGAGATCGTGAGGAGATTATCCGCAAGAGGATTGGGGAGAGTGGAATTCCGGTGGTTTATGTCAATCAGGTTGGAGGTCAGGATGAGTTGATCTTTGATGGAGGCTCCTTTGTGATGAATGGCGAGGGAGAGAAGATCGTCTGTGGGGAGTTTTTTACAGAGGGTCTCTATATCTATGATAGTGCGGAGGAGTATTTATGTCTTAGTGCACACTCTGTGGATGACCCAGAAGGTGATCAGGAGTTGTCCGAGATATATCAGGCGTTGATACTGGCAGTAAAAGATTATGTGGGAAAGAATGGTTTTCCCGGGGTGGTTCTCGGACTGTCTGGTGGCATTGATTCGGCATTGACTCTCGCTATTGCGGTGGATGCACTTGGCGCTGACAATGTGGAGGGGGTGGCTATGCCATCTCGTTACAGCGCACAAATGAGTGTTGAGGATGCAGAGATAGAGGCAAATGTACTTGGGATTGATTTTCGGATTATTCCCATAAAGCAGACCTTTGATGCATTTATGGATACCTTGAGTGATGAGTTTGATGGATATGGGGTGGATGCCACAGAGGAAAATATTCAGGCCAGATGTCGGGGCGTGATTCTGATGGCTATTGCCAACAAGAAAAATCGAATGTTACTGACAACCGGAAACAAGAGTGAGATGTCGGTCGGTTATGCCACTCTGTATGGGGATATGGCAGGAGGATTTGCTCCCCTCAAAGACATATCCAAGTTGTTGGTCTATCGGTTGGCAGAGTGGAGAAATCGACAGGCCAAAGAGCGTGGACAAGATGAGGTTATTCCACAGCGTGTGATTGACAGGCCGCCATCAGCTGAGCTGGCACCAGACCAGAAAGATTCAGACTCGCTACCACCATATGAGATCCTTGATCAGATTCTTGAGCGTTATATAGAGCAGGAGCAGTGTGCAGAAGAGATCATTGATGCCGGTTTCGGTTCTGAAGTAGTCAACCGCATAATTGGGATGGTCAATGGTAATGAGTACAAGAGACGACAGGCGCCTCCAGGGGCAAAGATTACAACCAGGGCATTTGGACGAGATCGTCGTTACCCCATAACATCAGGGTTTCGCTCTCGTTAG
- a CDS encoding type II/IV secretion system protein has translation MTVSFHLRFSDGSTLSSSAEHYKSDSSGDHLYDVGESHNGVHLFLPTGSLHQLSVDSSKEHQTEKNIQGKKIIALVREMIVEAIEKRASDIHLKPLQTVVEVRYRVDGSMQLAHRINRNHYSAIVSRIKILGNMDIAEHRLPQDGAYHLSVNNRGVDLRISTVPTLEGESVVIRILDPKTGLRKISDIGFRFGDEQLFRRMLQQKNGLILITGPTGSGKSTTMYAAMDTLRERALNIISIEDPVEYRMDRVRQIEVNEVANNTFAKNLRHILRHDPDVILIGEIRDQETAKIALQSAYTGHLVLSTLHTRDAPSAITRLLEMGMEPYMLKDTLIGVLSQRLVRKLCDQCHGESPDRAHCHHCNRSGFYGRTPIYELIKVNSLIREQIRDGITADEIRATALENGMVSMELHATELIDQKITTAQESNYHEPS, from the coding sequence ATGACAGTCTCATTTCATCTGCGATTTAGTGATGGCTCAACCCTGAGCTCTTCTGCCGAGCATTACAAATCTGATTCGTCTGGAGACCATCTATATGATGTAGGAGAGTCACATAACGGGGTTCATCTATTTTTGCCAACTGGAAGCCTGCACCAGCTTTCTGTGGACTCATCAAAAGAACATCAAACGGAAAAAAACATACAGGGTAAAAAGATCATTGCTCTGGTTAGAGAGATGATTGTGGAGGCCATTGAAAAACGCGCCTCTGATATACACCTCAAACCACTGCAAACAGTAGTTGAAGTCCGTTACCGGGTAGATGGCTCCATGCAACTTGCACACCGTATCAATCGTAACCACTATTCTGCCATCGTTAGCCGCATAAAAATTCTTGGCAATATGGATATTGCCGAACATCGCCTGCCACAGGACGGGGCGTATCATCTCTCGGTTAATAACAGGGGGGTAGATCTGCGTATATCCACTGTTCCCACCCTGGAGGGCGAGAGTGTAGTCATTCGCATTTTGGACCCCAAAACAGGGCTACGAAAAATATCCGATATTGGCTTCAGGTTTGGTGATGAACAGCTCTTTCGCAGAATGCTGCAACAGAAGAATGGTTTGATCCTGATCACTGGACCAACAGGGTCCGGAAAATCCACCACCATGTATGCTGCCATGGATACCCTGCGGGAACGTGCTCTCAATATCATAAGTATTGAGGACCCAGTAGAATACCGCATGGATCGGGTGAGACAGATTGAGGTCAATGAGGTTGCCAACAATACTTTTGCAAAAAATCTGCGGCATATCCTGCGCCATGACCCCGATGTAATCCTCATTGGTGAGATTCGAGATCAAGAGACCGCTAAAATTGCCCTGCAGAGTGCATATACAGGACATCTTGTGCTGAGCACACTTCACACCAGAGATGCCCCCAGTGCCATAACAAGGCTGCTGGAGATGGGTATGGAGCCTTATATGCTCAAGGACACCCTGATTGGTGTCCTCTCTCAAAGATTAGTCAGAAAACTATGTGACCAATGCCATGGAGAATCTCCAGACAGAGCGCATTGTCACCACTGCAACAGAAGTGGATTTTATGGAAGAACCCCTATTTATGAACTGATCAAAGTGAACTCCCTGATTCGAGAACAGATCAGAGATGGCATTACTGCAGACGAGATTCGTGCCACTGCCCTGGAAAATGGTATGGTTTCAATGGAGCTCCACGCTACAGAACTTATTGACCAAAAAATCACAACCGCTCAAGAGAGCAATTATCATGAACCATCCTGA
- the rluD gene encoding 23S rRNA pseudouridine(1911/1915/1917) synthase RluD: MDPQQNSNGSDQYHTTIPEELSGKRFDVALATLFPEFSRSRLQSWIRSGDALIDGEKRRPRDSVATGEEVRLQAEREEEVQWVAEPIPLNILHEDDSIIFVDKPAGMVVHPAVGNWGGTLVNALLHHDKTLAEVPRAGIVHRLDKDTSGVLVVAKTLEAHTDLVRQLQERSMSREYQAICKGVMTAGGTVDAPIGRHRVDRKKMAVVENGKPAVTHYRVMEKFRSHTHVRLSLETGRTHQIRVHMEHIRFALLGDPVYGHRLQIPAGSSEEMSETLRVFKRQALHAARLGLRHPLSGELIEFEAPLPEDMVNIIDILREDREINSQ; this comes from the coding sequence ATGGATCCGCAACAAAACTCAAATGGGTCTGATCAGTATCATACCACCATCCCGGAGGAGCTTTCTGGTAAACGGTTTGATGTTGCTCTGGCGACGCTCTTTCCGGAATTCTCCAGAAGTAGATTGCAGTCCTGGATACGTTCTGGTGATGCTTTGATTGATGGTGAGAAGAGACGTCCAAGAGACTCGGTGGCTACCGGGGAAGAGGTTAGGCTACAGGCTGAGAGAGAGGAGGAGGTACAGTGGGTAGCTGAACCAATCCCACTGAATATTCTGCATGAAGACGATTCAATCATCTTTGTTGATAAACCTGCAGGGATGGTGGTTCATCCGGCAGTAGGAAATTGGGGGGGAACTCTGGTTAACGCTCTTTTACACCATGATAAAACCCTTGCGGAGGTTCCACGAGCAGGCATTGTCCATCGTCTGGATAAAGATACCAGTGGAGTTCTGGTGGTTGCCAAAACATTGGAGGCACATACCGATTTGGTGAGACAGCTACAGGAGAGGTCCATGAGTCGAGAATATCAGGCTATCTGCAAGGGAGTGATGACCGCTGGCGGAACAGTTGATGCTCCAATTGGCAGGCATCGTGTGGATCGCAAGAAGATGGCTGTGGTCGAGAATGGTAAACCTGCAGTAACCCACTACAGGGTAATGGAGAAATTTCGTTCACATACCCATGTCAGACTTTCCCTGGAGACAGGGAGAACTCATCAGATTCGTGTTCATATGGAGCACATCCGTTTTGCCCTGTTGGGAGATCCTGTCTATGGTCACCGTCTTCAGATCCCTGCAGGTAGCTCTGAAGAGATGAGTGAGACCCTTCGTGTATTCAAGAGACAGGCTCTGCATGCGGCTCGTTTGGGTTTGAGGCATCCACTGTCAGGAGAGTTGATTGAGTTTGAGGCTCCCCTGCCTGAGGATATGGTGAATATAATTGATATTCTTCGTGAGGATAGAGAGATCAACTCCCAGTGA
- a CDS encoding outer membrane protein assembly factor BamD, whose amino-acid sequence MIRKQAPFSSILLLVSILASGLSGCSLLPEQIDVTEDWSANRFYFEAHEAMTSGGYEKAIEYFEKLQARFPYDKHAMQAQIETIYAYYKWDESASAIAAADRFIKQHPRHPSVDYVYYMRGLVNYDEGRTMLSDIALTDPATRDPKAMREAFHYFSKLVTRFPQSKYSEDARKRMLFTRNKLAEHELHVAKFYMDREAYVAASKRANYVIENFQKTPVVRDALLLLVDIYHKMGMEDLAADTERVYAANYPE is encoded by the coding sequence ATGATTCGTAAACAGGCTCCATTCTCCTCCATCCTTCTACTGGTTTCCATCCTTGCTTCAGGTTTGTCTGGCTGCTCTCTTCTTCCTGAGCAAATTGATGTTACAGAGGACTGGTCTGCCAACAGATTCTACTTTGAGGCGCACGAAGCGATGACAAGTGGAGGCTACGAGAAGGCAATCGAGTATTTTGAGAAGCTGCAGGCCCGTTTCCCCTACGACAAACATGCTATGCAGGCTCAAATCGAGACCATCTACGCATATTACAAGTGGGATGAGTCTGCATCGGCTATAGCTGCTGCTGACCGTTTTATAAAACAGCATCCCCGTCACCCCAGTGTTGACTATGTCTACTATATGCGTGGCCTGGTAAATTACGATGAAGGGAGAACAATGTTGTCAGATATTGCCCTAACTGACCCAGCAACACGAGACCCCAAGGCGATGCGCGAGGCATTTCACTACTTCTCTAAACTGGTGACACGCTTTCCTCAGAGCAAGTACAGTGAAGACGCGAGAAAGAGAATGCTCTTTACCCGCAACAAACTGGCAGAGCATGAGCTACATGTTGCCAAATTTTATATGGATCGAGAGGCCTATGTTGCAGCCTCAAAACGTGCAAATTACGTTATTGAGAACTTCCAGAAAACTCCTGTGGTAAGAGATGCTCTACTCCTGTTGGTTGATATCTACCACAAGATGGGAATGGAGGATCTGGCGGCAGATACTGAACGGGTTTATGCTGCAAATTATCCGGAGTAA
- a CDS encoding adenosylcobinamide-GDP ribazoletransferase → MQPLIIAFQLLTRIPITVVVEPTPQNRGYSILFYPLVGATIGGLLLLLASLLPTSPLPLQASLILVLWVFLTGGLHLDGLADSADAWVGGMGNRERMLEIMKDPTSGPMGVISIVLLLLVKWSAIMALLEGGEWMMLIWPPILARTALITLFQTTKYIRPGGMGDGISSNIPRLLGVLVQIAVLGTALFYGVSWITLLIVATALLLFRWMIVKQLGGVTGDIAGAMVEKMEALLLLLLIVE, encoded by the coding sequence ATGCAGCCGCTCATAATTGCCTTTCAACTGCTAACCAGGATTCCGATTACTGTGGTGGTTGAACCGACGCCACAAAACCGTGGTTACTCTATCCTCTTCTACCCACTGGTGGGGGCAACTATTGGCGGGCTGCTGTTGCTGCTCGCATCCTTGTTACCAACATCTCCTCTGCCACTCCAGGCATCACTGATCCTGGTTCTATGGGTCTTCCTGACTGGAGGGCTCCACCTGGATGGGCTGGCTGACAGTGCCGACGCATGGGTTGGTGGAATGGGAAATCGAGAGCGGATGTTGGAGATAATGAAAGATCCAACATCGGGCCCTATGGGGGTGATATCAATTGTTCTGCTGCTACTGGTCAAGTGGAGCGCAATCATGGCGCTACTGGAAGGTGGAGAGTGGATGATGTTGATCTGGCCACCTATTCTGGCCAGAACAGCCCTGATTACACTTTTCCAGACCACCAAATACATTCGTCCAGGCGGGATGGGTGATGGTATCTCATCCAATATTCCTCGTCTGTTGGGGGTATTGGTACAGATTGCAGTATTGGGTACTGCCCTGTTTTATGGCGTGTCGTGGATTACACTGTTGATTGTCGCTACTGCACTGCTACTGTTTCGTTGGATGATAGTTAAACAGCTAGGTGGAGTAACCGGGGATATAGCCGGGGCAATGGTTGAGAAGATGGAGGCGCTGTTGTTGCTGCTGTTGATTGTTGAATAA
- the pgeF gene encoding peptidoglycan editing factor PgeF, producing the protein MVDVEPDWPAPDGVRAVTTTRKSGNLATHVGDNPVAVKKNRENLQNRLGLPHDPWWLNQVHKTAVVELPAESQIAEADGSWTSMRGVVCAVLTADCMPIIVTNRLGDRIAAIHAGWRGLAAGIIEQGVSKFQNDGDELMVWLGPSIGQHSYEIGDEVREIFCRHSEEAEEMFVPSDGGRWLASMTGLARQQLQQLGIYSVYGGEWDTFTDSERFFSYRRDENTGRLATLIWLE; encoded by the coding sequence ATTGTTGATGTAGAGCCAGATTGGCCAGCTCCAGATGGAGTTAGAGCAGTGACAACCACACGCAAGAGCGGCAATCTGGCAACTCATGTAGGGGATAATCCGGTTGCGGTAAAGAAGAACAGAGAAAATCTACAAAATCGACTTGGATTGCCGCATGATCCTTGGTGGTTGAATCAGGTTCACAAAACAGCAGTTGTAGAATTGCCTGCAGAGAGCCAGATAGCAGAGGCGGATGGTTCCTGGACCTCCATGAGAGGAGTTGTATGTGCTGTTCTTACAGCCGATTGCATGCCAATTATTGTCACCAACAGACTGGGGGATAGAATCGCAGCTATTCATGCAGGATGGAGAGGGTTGGCTGCCGGGATTATTGAGCAGGGTGTTTCAAAGTTCCAGAATGATGGTGATGAGCTAATGGTGTGGCTTGGACCGTCAATCGGACAGCACTCCTATGAGATTGGTGATGAGGTTAGGGAGATATTTTGTCGGCATAGTGAGGAGGCTGAGGAGATGTTTGTGCCATCAGATGGTGGAAGATGGCTGGCATCAATGACCGGTCTTGCTCGTCAGCAGCTTCAACAGCTTGGCATATATTCGGTTTATGGTGGCGAGTGGGATACATTCACAGATAGTGAGCGGTTCTTCTCCTATCGAAGAGATGAAAATACAGGACGGTTGGCAACACTGATATGGCTGGAGTAG
- the def gene encoding peptide deformylase codes for MVDMEILTYPDSRLKQECEAVDSFDEELARFITELDTFMRSQPGGIGIAAPQVGRLQRICIVDLTGMTRGKKKRPVPNQGRMVLVNPEITEWDGFELGREGCMSVPDYTGNVIRATQIKFAAQDESGELHEYESEGYEARAIQHEVDHLDGMLFLDRLVSRRTDLFQRKKR; via the coding sequence TTGGTTGATATGGAGATTTTGACCTATCCCGATAGCCGTCTGAAGCAGGAGTGTGAGGCGGTTGACTCTTTTGATGAGGAGTTGGCCCGGTTTATAACAGAGCTTGATACCTTCATGCGTAGCCAGCCTGGAGGTATTGGTATTGCCGCTCCTCAAGTGGGGAGGTTACAGAGAATATGTATTGTGGATCTGACTGGAATGACCAGAGGAAAAAAGAAGAGACCTGTTCCCAACCAGGGGAGGATGGTGCTTGTAAATCCAGAGATTACCGAGTGGGATGGTTTTGAGCTTGGGCGTGAGGGCTGTATGTCTGTACCTGACTATACGGGCAATGTGATTCGTGCCACTCAGATAAAATTTGCCGCACAGGATGAATCTGGCGAACTTCATGAATATGAGAGTGAAGGCTATGAGGCCAGGGCAATCCAGCATGAAGTGGATCATCTGGATGGGATGCTGTTTCTGGACAGGCTGGTCAGCCGTAGAACTGATCTGTTTCAGAGAAAAAAACGTTAG
- a CDS encoding amino acid-binding protein — MKNWYMMALVGKDQPGIVAQITEALFKAGGSLGETSMMRLGSNFTIMMMVEMDGDEKQLCQTVHPVTEELGLHLHVDKIEPGLHQHSIPDLRVVVYGADRPGIVAQVTGVLAESGFDITDLDSQVGGAAEKPIYILMIEGIAGAGVDAVHRALEPLSESIDFRVEEIETLIG, encoded by the coding sequence ATGAAAAATTGGTACATGATGGCGTTGGTAGGAAAGGATCAGCCAGGAATTGTGGCTCAGATTACAGAGGCACTGTTCAAGGCTGGGGGGTCTCTTGGTGAGACCTCAATGATGCGGCTTGGCAGTAACTTCACCATCATGATGATGGTAGAGATGGATGGCGATGAGAAACAGCTGTGTCAAACTGTGCATCCGGTAACCGAGGAGCTGGGGCTTCATCTGCATGTTGACAAGATAGAGCCAGGATTGCATCAGCACTCAATTCCAGATCTTCGGGTGGTGGTTTATGGTGCTGATCGTCCAGGTATTGTGGCCCAAGTGACAGGGGTATTGGCAGAGTCCGGTTTTGATATTACAGATCTGGATTCACAGGTTGGGGGTGCTGCAGAAAAGCCAATCTATATTCTTATGATTGAAGGGATAGCAGGTGCTGGCGTGGATGCTGTCCATCGGGCCCTGGAGCCTCTGTCTGAATCAATTGATTTTCGTGTGGAAGAGATTGAGACCTTGATTGGTTGA